One genomic window of Leishmania major strain Friedlin complete genome, chromosome 15 includes the following:
- a CDS encoding putative cAMP specific phosphodiesterase → MHSAVFSPDAPYCGAAGSNHLCEAVALCQSILARYRRTGTSFSSTELKAIQALRTEFPDTAQEPAANSAASPDQTTKDFLSILDDATDVPHNPQNDIVAFVEECCDNTKEPTVLFAAINERISAVTCSRNVRTYMVIANDNLLWDPVNGVAALIDDVTPLGKCAQARNMLTIANTLYIPLWFRSELVGCVEVPGACIPRDKATCAQLLLRCVTVAVRNSINISIRKREANKIEAMVGMATRLARDTLEESVLVQSIINTAKTLTESDRCSIFLVKADGSLEAHFEDGNVVVLPAGTGIAGHVAESGAVVNIPNAYEDDRFHRSVDKVTGYHTRTILCLPIAFEGTIVAVAQLINKLDMVTQSGQRLPRVFGRRDEELFETFSMFAAASLRNCRINETLLKEKKKSDAILDVVALLSNTDIRDVDSIVRHVLHGAKKLLNADRSSMFLLDKERNELYSKMADSANEIRFPCGQGIAGTVAESGVGENIMDAYADSRFNSAVDRQLGYRTQSILCEPITLNGEVLAVVQLVNKLGDDGSVTCFTPTDQETFKVFSLFAGISINNSHLLEFAVNAGREAMTLSLQRNSITAQRAPKSAKVIAVTPEEREAVMSIDFGGAYDFTSPDFNLFEVREKYSEPMDAAAGVVYNLLWNSGLPEKFGCREQTLLNFILQCRRRYRRVPYHNFYHVVDVCQTLHTYLYTGKASELLTELECYVLLVTALVHDLDHMGVNNSFYLKTDSPLGILSSASGNNSVLEVHHCSLAIEILSDPAADVFEGLSGQDVAYAYRALIDCVLATDMARHGDLSRVFDDMAKAGYDSNDQESRRLVMETLIKAGDVSNVTKPFETSRMWAMAVTEEFYRQGDMEKEKGVEVLPMFDRSKNNELARGQIGFIDFVAGKFFRDIVGNLFHGMQWCVDTVNSNRAKWQEILDGRRDSIRSSIV, encoded by the coding sequence ATGCATTCAGCGGTCTTTTCCCCCGATGCGCCGTATTGCGGCGCAGCCGGCTCCAATCACCTATGTGAGGCGGTTGCACTCTGCCAGTCGATTCTGGCGCGCTACCGTCGGACTGGTAcatccttctcctccacagAGCTGAAGGCGATTCAAGCCCTGCGCACCGAGTTCCCTGATACCGCGCAAGAGCCGGCTGCGAATAGCGCGGCTTCACCCGACCAGACCACGAAGGACTTCCTGAGCATTCTTGACGATGCAACCGACGTGCCGCACAACCCACAGAACGACATTGTCGCGTTTGTGGAGGAGTGCTGCGACAACACCAAGGAGCCAACAGTATTGTTTGCGGCGATTAATGAGCGCATTTCAGCCGTGACTTGCTCGCGTAATGTCCGCACGTACATGGTGATCGCAAACGACAATCTCCTATGGGACCCTGTCAACGGTGTTGCCGCCCTTATCGACGACGTCACGCCCTTGGGCAAGTGCGCGCAAGCGCGCAACATGCTGACGATTGCCAACACCCTATACATCCCCCTCTGGTTTCGGTCCGAGCTCGTTGGCTGCGTGGAGGTGCCGGGTGCCTGCATCCCAAGGGACAAGGCTACCTGTGCTCAGCTTCTGCTCCGGTGCGTCACCGTTGCCGTTCGAAACAGCATCAACATCTCCATCAGAAAGAGGGAAGCAAATAAGATCGAGGCCATGGTGGGCATGGCGACACGGCTTGCTCGAGACACGTTGGAGGAGTCGGTGCTGGTGCAGTCCATCATCAACACGGCAaagacgctgacggagaGCGACCGGTGTAGCATCTTCCTGGTGAAAGCGGACGGCAGCCTGGAGGCGCACTTCGAGGACGGCAACGTTGTGGTGCTGCCTGCGGGGACGGGCATCGCAGGTCACGTTGCGGAATCTGGCGCCGTGGTGAACATCCCGAACGCGTACGAGGACGACCGGTTCCACCGGTCCGTGGACAAGGTGACTGGCtaccacacgcgcacgatCTTGTGTCTGCCGATCGCGTTCGAGGGCACGATCGTTGCCGTTGCGCAGCTGATCAACAAGCTGGACATGGTGACACAGAGCGGGCAGCGGCTTCCGCGCGTGTTTGGACGGCGCGACGAGGAGCTGTTCGAGACGTTCTCGATGttcgctgcggcgtcgctgcgcaaCTGCCGCATcaacgagacgctgctgaaggagaagaagaagagcgacgCGATCCTGGAcgttgtggcgctgctgtcgaaTACGGACATCCGCGATGTGGACAGCATTGTGCGGCACGTGCTGCACGGCGCGAAGAAGCTGCTGAACGCGGACAGGTCATCGATGTTTCTGCTGGATAAGGAGCGCAATGAGCTGTACAGTAAGATGGCGGACAGCGCGAACGAGATCCGGTTTCCCTGCGGGCAAGGCATTGCCGGCACTGTTGCCGAGTCCGGCGTTGGCGAGAATATCATGGACGCGTACGCTGACTCGCGCTTCAACAGCGCTGTGGACCGGCAGCTGGGCTACCGCACACAGTCCATCCTGTGCGAGCCGATTACGCTGAATGGCGAGGTGCTtgccgtggtgcagctcgTCAACAAGCTCGGCGACGACGGTAGCGTGACCTGCTTTACACCCACTGATCAAGAGACGTTTAAAGTGTTCTCGCTGTTTGCGGGCATCTCGATCAACAACAGCCATCTGCTGGAGTTCGCGGTGAACGCAGGTCGTGAGGCGATGACCTTGAGCCTGCAGCGCAACAGCATTACAGCGCAGCGTGCTCCGAAGAGTGCGAAGGTGATCGCGGTGACGCCGGAGGAGCGTGAGGCAGTGATGTCGATCGACTTCGGGGGCGCATATGACTTCACTTCACCGGACTTCAACCTGTTTGAAGTGCGCGAGAAGTACAGCGAGCCGATGGATGCGGCTGCCGGTGTTGTGTATAACCTGCTATGGAACAGTGGTCTACCCGAGAAGTTTGGCTGCCGTGAGCAGACACTGCTGAACTTCATCTtgcagtgccgccgcaggTACCGCCGAGTGCCGTACCACAACTTCTACCACGTCGTGGACGTGTGCCAGACGCTGCACACGTACTTGTACACAGGCAAGGCGTCGGAGCTCCTGACAGAGCTGGAGTGCTACGTGCTGCTCGTGACGGCACTGGTGCACGATCTTGACCACATGGGCGTGAACAACAGCTTCTACCTGAAGACGGACTCGCCGCTAGGCATCCTCTCCAGCGCGAGCGGGAACAACTccgtgctggaggtgcaccACTGCAGCCTCGCCATCGAGATTCTGTCCGACCCCGCCGCGGACGTGTTCGAGGGGCTGAGCGGGCAGGACGTTGCGTATGCGTACCGCGCGCTGATCGATTGCGTGCTGGCCACTGATATGGCTCGCCACGGGGACTTGTCGAGGGTTTTCGATGATATGGCGAAGGCCGGCTACGACTCTAACGATCAGGAATCTCGTCGCCTGGTGATGGAAACGCTGATCAAGGCCGGTGACGTGTCGAATGTGACGAAACCGTTCGAGACGTCGCGCATGTGGGCGATGGCTGTGACGGAGGAGTTCTACCGTCAGGGTGAcatggagaaggagaagggcgtggaggtgctgccgaTGTTTGACCGGTCGAAGAACAACGAGCTGGCGCGTGGGCAGATTGGCTTCATCGACTTCGTAGCTGGCAAGTTCTTCCGGGATATTGTGGGCAACCTATTTCATGGAATGCAGTGGTGTGTGGACACGGTAAACTCCAACCGCGCAAAGTGGCAAGAGATCCTGGATGGCCGCCGCGACTCCATCCGATCCTCGATTGTTTAA
- a CDS encoding putative presenilin-like aspartic peptidase, whose protein sequence is MSSMPLLDDARLSRGVGIRFVSLVVPVTVTMLAVVWSLSCLSPIYVNSQAPPLPVVVNENDAGTAGEKFVYSLVAALIVVGCVVVATFATVVLYHFHLQFVLYGWLAFSAVSMFFMLLWIWLDLFCTYFQIPYNVISMGIFVWNFGVVGLIALFYYSHPTVTQVYLVIASILTAWSLTALPEWSTWALLMCIATYDILAVLWQQGPLHRLIKIAQERDEPIPGFVYSSAHSIVPITQPATASSARVPATAAESFTSTVQHATPFKLGLGDFIFYSLLVGRASFSGFVSWGFCMVSILAGMLGTLLSLLLFRNSLRALPALPCSIFLSTVVFVLCRLIVESLSSFTSHHLLVL, encoded by the coding sequence ATGTCGAGCATGCCTCTCTTAGACGACGCACGCCTCTCACGTGGTGTGGGTATCCGGTTTGTGTCGCTTGTCGTGCCTGTGACTGTCACCATGTTGGCCGTGGTGTGGAGCCTTTCCTGCCTCTCGCCTATCTACGTGAACAGCCaggcgccgcctctgccggtGGTGGTAAACGAGAATGACGCGGGTACTGCGGGCGAGAAGTTTGTGTACTCACTGGTGGCGGCTCTGATCGTCGTTGGGTGCGTCGTGGTCGCAACGTTTGCAACTGTGGTGCTCTATCACTTCCATCTCCAGTTTGTATTGTATGGCTGGCTGGCGTTTTCGGCAGTGTCGATGTTTTTTATGTTGCTGTGGATTTGGCTGGACTTGTTCTGCACATATTTCCAAATCCCTTACAACGTCATTTCGATGGGCATCTTTGTGTGGAACTTCGGGGTGGTGGGTCTCATCGCCCTCTTTTACTACTCTCACCCTACTGTGACGCAGGTGTATTTGGTCATCGCCTCCATCTTGACTGCGTGgtcgctgacggcgctgccggaaTGGTCGACGTGGGCGTTGCTGATGTGCATCGCCACGTACGACATTCTTGCAGTTCTCTGGCAGCAGGGGCCACTACATCGACTAATCAAGATAGCTCAGGAACGCGATGAGCCGATACCCGGATTCGTCtacagcagcgcacacagcATCGTTCCGATTACGCAGCCTGCAACAGCGAGCTCGGCGCGTGtaccagcaacggcagctgAGTCCTTCACGTCGACGGTGCAGCACGCCACTCCATTCAAGCTGGGCCTTGGCGACTTTATCTTTTACAGCCTTCTTGTTGGTCGTGCCTCATTTTCTGGCTTTGTGTCGTGGGGTTTCTGTATGGTGAGCATCCTGGCGGGTATGTTGGGCACGCTGCTGTCCTTGCTACTTTTCCGCAACtcgctgcgtgcgctgccggcTCTGCCGTGCTCCATTTTTCTTTCTACTGTCGTCTTTGTGCTCTGCAGGCTAATTGTGGAGTCGCTGAGCTCCTTTACGAGTCATCACCTGCTGGTGCTCTAA
- a CDS encoding putative protein kinase — MPTKMAAADFEFGPPLGTGAFSKVVVGLYKPTNVRYAVKFISKRSILDAPTDEERTRMAEVARRETRMLLMCEHPNIVKFHASMQTTEDLLYVTELCEGGELLKHIERWGHIPLEAARHAIAELFSAVFYLHHGEKKSKSGPSGPVMKPLTVIHRDIKPENVMLSADKHLRLIDFGTAVVCQSVDEKATGEETGSGRAQTFCGTTYYMSPELLESSYTCCASDYWGCGCVLYLMLVGQRPFDASTQYLLIKTILEKEPEFPDDMDPDAKDLIRKLLVKDPKARIGMKEVKRHPFLASVNLSTVADQDVADFWLRETPWVDEASISACMACERPFGILRSKRFCHSCGRITCNACIGDLRIIPESRWKAPQRVCTACAGTLNGVSTL, encoded by the coding sequence ATGCCGACCaagatggcagcggcggactTCGAGTTCGGTCCGCCGCTGGGCACTGGGGCGTTCAGCAAAGTGGTCGTTGGCTTGTATAAGCCGACAAACGTCCGGTATGCGGTGAAATTTATTTCGAAGAGGTCCATTCTTGACGCCCCAACGGATGAAGAACGCACTCGGATGGCTGAGGTGGCTCGGCGAGAAACGAGAATGCTGCTCATGTGTGAGCACCCCAACATCGTCAAATTCCATGCCTCAATGCAGACGACGGAGGATTTGCTGTACGTGACAGAGCTTTGTGAAGGAGGAGAGCTGCTAAAGCATATTGAAAGGTGGGGGCACATCCCTCTCGAGGCTGCACGCCACGCGATTGCCGAACTGTTCTCAGCCGTCTTCTACCTCCACCACGGCGAAAAGAAGAGCAAATCTGGCCCAAGCGGACCGGTAATGAAGCCGCTGACGGTGATACACCGCGACATCAAGCCAGAAAACGTAATGCTCAGCGCTGACAAGCATCTCCGCCTCATCGATTTTGGAACGGCCGTTGTGTGCCAGTCTGTGGATGAAAAGGCGACAGGCGAGGAGACTGGCAGCGGTCGGGCCCAGACGTTCTGTGGAACCACCTATTACATGTCCCCCGAGCTGTTGGAAAGCAGTTATACGTGTTGCGCGTCTGACTACtggggctgcggctgcgtaCTGTACTTGATGCTCGTGGGCCAGCGCCCTTTTGACGCGTCCACGCAGTACTTGCTCATCAAAACCATCCTTGAAAAGGAGCCAGAGTTTCCTGATGACATGGACCCAGACGCGAAAGACCTGATTCGCAAGCTACTGGTAAAGGACCCAAAGGCGCGTATCGGTATGAAGGAGGTCAAGCGTCACCCGTTTCTGGCATCTGTCAACCTCTCCACTGTCGCGGACCAAGACGTGGCCGATTTTTGGCTGCGGGAGACACCGTGGGTGGACGAGGCGAGCATCTCGGCGTGCATGGCGTGCGAGCGGCCGTTTGGAATCTTGCGCAGCAAGCGGTTCTGCCACAGTTGCGGTCGTATCACGTGCAACGCCTGTATCGGCGACCTCCGGATTATTCCGGAATCTCGGTGGAAGGCGCCTcagcgcgtgtgcacggctTGTGCTGGGACATTGAACGGTGTGTCTACATTGTAG
- a CDS encoding putative condensin subunit 1, which yields MSCVLEFFIPNHVADLEDVTKIGSDCYHVEAVCEFDVPERQQLDDLTRLFDALHHEKSPTALFTKHELFLPLYSYVRAIRGKSGHSTVVTRVARHKICHEVGERLKKLLQVAVAFLKKQRPGSTQNGALEVCLRSTLKMYAFVACNVLLSVAPPDDDENPSGLSQQQSHRKRSRRDIDGSFGDDGSGVDMDGRELVLTALVEFCSPDVMQLWPECHLEDSTLNLVLKMCLHMVTLKQNIGGDAQSVGGALALLFARASNCILSKKSVANSTHLVAPLVELSLKSESASVFLSKLVSDIEQSETSVGFGDELLRAIFETMSRAALYEAANDSAAAKNVACFFGEVAKQSVTVVVKMTDLVIPVLQSENYDIRKSVVTCIAEMVLQRYTGHARNANDDAVRNSYLNELLFRVMDVNAFVRNHVLHTWERLVESRAVPKRYHLAVMAALVGRLEDRNYLVRDAAMTVISSVLRKNWFGNVLNSTLVKSKLEEALRDGIVCFGDTSAMEKEIENAKAQFQPATEVVDDPLGLNEEEVPKAAEVQGAGVSREEDTVMSDKQTVVINRIVFYQNTLCFIELIKQALQYACVLLDSKTERDVIESIKLIVVCSEYRVQGGERAFLKVLVMVFEGELKIQFAVRDAFAEVVFNAFNRVAASSGTRVAASAQKLISLLRCASEGEVSAVDRIFGLMKANPAFARHLSAQFVEAMWSIAEGSSDADATDGDRRIAMRIYSLLSKYVWKDLRARKDSIAEFLCSDSHKDNVLLSYVFAALQSEALDPQFRPIPADEDVRRHPVLRHVVNHLCRRTEGMASWMILAEAGVNVIHTLCEVPVMVYNYILEYYGSCENLETQPNRKAQCLFLLGHTALKQLVAVEAAEKAQLKALEEPAKAVAQVSPKVRDQTDSMHKELGFGSHELRRHEIQELAQKRKQAIISPGSVWSRFADMIVATCRKKSSVYADKPFERVCAVLALCQYMIVSEGFCTEHLKLLFAIVADKRESWVTKVNVVIALGDLVCVHPNLLGPYLSVPATGFFKLLVDEDVRVRAVTIQVCSHLVLGEMLRIRDHLYTIVKLVADSDETIAHNAVTFVQNLAMKEKEKTGNLIPPLATQLSNAMPFDKFQLAMRTLLERVEGDKPTDSLIDRLCQRFESFSERSKKKLAVARNIAFCLSELNYTTERTIKRLTSESCYQQYRHWLRCADVYEYFKLIAAKAKKQVRGGPERRDRAAIEEWEARMQVDSCTEAEGEERTSVAFVQEAPVE from the coding sequence ATGTCGTGTGTTTTAGAGTTTTTTATTCCGAATCACGTCGCCGACTTGGAGGATGTGACGAAGATAGGATCAGATTGCTACCATGTCGAGGCCGTGTGCGAGTTCGACGTTCCCGAGCGTCAGCAACTTGATGACCTGACGCGGTTGTTTGATGCACTACACCACGAAAAATCACCCACCGCGCTGTTCACAAAGCATGAGCTTTTCCTTCCGCTCTACTCGTACGTAAGAGCGATTCGAGGGAAGTCCGGGCACTCGACTGTTGTCACGCGGGTTGCACGGCACAAAATATGCCATGAGGTCGGCGAGCGCCTGAAGAAGCTGCTTCAAGTGGCAGTAGCATTTCTGAAGAAGCAGAGACCGGGAAGCACGCAAAACGGTGCATTGGAAGTATGCCTGCGCTCTACTCTGAAGATGTATGCTTTCGTTGCCTGCAACGTACTTCTGTCTGTAGCGCCACCGGATGACGATGAGAATCCTAGCGGACTTTcccagcagcagtcgcaccGGAAACGCTCGCGTCGAGACATAGATGGCAGCTTTGGTGATGATGGAAGCGGTGTTGACATGGACGGCAGAGAGCTGGTGCTCACTGCACTTGTCGAGTTTTGCTCACCGGATGTAATGCAGCTGTGGCCTGAGTGTCATTTAGAAGATTCGACGCTGAATCTCGTGCTAAAAATGTGCCTTCATATGGTCACATTGAAGCAAAACATTGGTGGTGATGCTCAGTCGGTTGGTGGCGCCCTGGCTCTTCTCTTTGCGCGCGCAAGCAACTGCATTCTCTCGAAAAAGAGCGTTGCAAACTCGACACACCTCGTGGCTCCCTTGGTGGAGCTCTCGCTCAAGTCGGAAAGCGCTTCCGTGTTTCTCTCAAAACTTGTTTCTGACATTGAGCAAAGCGAGACGAGCGTCGGATTTGGtgatgagctgctgcgcgctaTCTTTGAAACGATGTCTCGCGCTGCCCTCTACGAGGCGGCCAATGATTCTGCCGCTGCGAAGAACGTTGCGTGCTTCTTTGGAGAAGTGGCGAAGCAGAGCGTTACTGTTGTGGTGAAGATGACTGACCTTGTTATTCCAGTCCTGCAGAGTGAGAATTACGATATCCGGAAATCGGTAGTGACGTGTATCGCGGAAATGGTGCTTCAGCGCTATACCGGACACGCGCGAAACGCTAACGATGATGCCGTTAGAAACTCGTACCTGAACGAGCTTCTTTTTCGTGTCATGGATGTAAACGCGTTTGTACGTAACCACGTCTTGCATACCTGGGAGCGCTTAGTGGAGAGTCGGGCGGTACCCAAGAGGTACCACTtggcggtgatggctgcGCTCGTTGGTCGACTTGAGGACCGCAATTATCTTGTCCGTGACGCTGCCATGACTGTGATTTCGAGCGTGCTGCGCAAAAACTGGTTTGGCAACGTTCTGAACAGCACGCTTGTCAAGAGCAAGTTGGAGGAGGCTCTCAGGGACGGAATCGTGTGCTTTGGCGACACCTCCGCGATGGAGAAAGAAATCGAAAACGCCAAGGCGCAGTTTCAGCCGGCGACGGAGGTGGTAGACGATCCTCTGGGCTTGaatgaggaggaggtgcctAAAGCGGCGGAGGTACAGGGGGCGGGTGTATCGCGAGAGGAGGACACCGTGATGTCCGACAAGCAGACGGTAGTCATCAACAGGATTGTATTTTACCAGAACACGCTCTGTTTTATCGAGCTGATTAAGCAAGCGCTGCAGTATGCGTGTGTTTTGCTGGATAGCAAAACTGAGCGGGACGTAATCGAGTCGATCAAGCTCATTGTTGTCTGCTCTGAGTACCGTGTCCAAGGGGGAGAGCGGGCGTTTTTGAAGGTTCTTGTCATGGTGTTCGAGGGCGAGCTAAAGATCCAGTTTGCCGTCCGTGATGCTTTTGCAGAGGTCGTCTTCAATGCGTTTAACCGCGTCGCGGCCTCGTCAGGGACCCGTGTCGCTGCCAGTGCGCAGAAGCTGATCAGTCTCCTCCGTTGCGCCTCCGAGGGGGAGGTGAGCGCAGTGGATCGCATTTTTGGGCTCATGAAAGCCAACCCCGCTTTCGCGCGACACCTCTCGGCGCAGTTCGTAGAGGCAATGTGGAGCATCGCAGAGGGCTcgagcgacgccgacgccaccgACGGTGACCGGCGCATCGCCATGCGCATCTACAGTCTGTTGAGCAAGTACGTCTGGAAGgacctgcgcgcgcgcaaggACAGCATAGCCGAGTTTCTTTGCTCCGACAGCCACAAGGACAACGTACTGCTGTCGTACGTTTTCGCTGCTCTCCAAAGCGAGGCGCTGGACCCTCAGTTTCGCCCGATTCCGGCCGATGAGGATGTCCGGCGGCACCCAGTGCTCCGACACGTGGTCAAtcacctctgccgccgcacgGAAGGAATGGCGTCGTGGATGATCCTCGCGGAAGCTGGTGTCAACGTCATACATACCCTGTGCGAGGTTCCTGTCATGGTGTACAACTACATTCTCGAGTACTACGGGTCGTGCGAGAATCTGGAAACGCAGCCGAACCGGAAGGCACAGTGCCTTTTCTTACTCGGTCACACTGCACTGAAGCAGCtcgtggcggtggaggcggcagagaaggcgcagctgaaggCTCTGGAGGAACCCGCGAAGGCCGTGGCTCAGGTCTCACCTAAGGTGAGGGACCAAACAGACTCGATGCACAAGGAGCTGGGGTTCGGCTCGCACGAGTTGCGGAGGCACGAGATTCAGGAGCTGGCGCAAAAGCGGAAGCAGGCGATCATTTCACCCGGCTCTGTTTGGTCGCGCTTTGCCGATATGATCGTGGCCACATGCCGGAAAAAGTCCTCGGTTTACGCCGACAAGCCGTTcgagcgcgtgtgcgccgtccTCGCCCTTTGCCAGTACATGATCGTAAGCGAGGGCTTCTGCACCGAGCACCTCAAGCTCCTCTTTGCCATCGTCGCCGACAAGCGCGAGTCGTGGGTCACGAAAGTGAACGTTGTGATTGCTCTCGGTGacctcgtgtgcgtgcacccCAATCTGCTGGGGCCGTATCTGAGTGTTCCCGCCACTGGCTTCTTCAAGCTGCTGGTCGATGAGGACGTCCGCGTCCGCGCCGTGACGATCCAGGTATGCTCCCACCTCGTTCTGGGAGAGATGCTGCGTATCCGCGACCACCTGTACACCATCGTGAAGCTCGTTGCAGACTCGGACGAAACGATCGCCCACAACGCCGTTACCTTTGTGCAGAACTTAGCGatgaaagagaaggagaagacTGGCAATTTGATCccgccgctggcgacgcAGCTGAGCAATGCCATGCCGTTTGACAAGTTCCAGCTGGCGATGCGCACGTTGCTGGAGCGCGTGGAGGGAGACAAGCCAACGGATTCACTGATCGACCGTCTGTGCCAGCGCTTTGAGTCTTTTTCAGAACGCAGCAAGAAGAAACTCGCCGTTGCACGGAACATCGCGTTCTGCCTCAGCGAGCTCAACTACACGACGGAGCGGACGATCAAGCGGCTGACGTCCGAGTCGTGCTACCAACAATACAGGCACTGGCTACGTTGCGCTGACGTGTATGAGTACTTCAAGCTCATTGCAGCAAAGGCGAAGAAGCAGGTCCGCGGTGGACCGGAGCGCCGTGATCGCGCAGCCATCGAGGAGTGGGAGGCAAGGATGCAGGTGGACTCGTGCACGGAGGCTgaaggcgaggagaggaCGTCCGTCGCGTTTGTCCAGGAAGCGCCTGTGGAGTAA